A stretch of Raphanus sativus cultivar WK10039 unplaced genomic scaffold, ASM80110v3 Scaffold2926, whole genome shotgun sequence DNA encodes these proteins:
- the LOC130506140 gene encoding pectinesterase inhibitor 6-like produces MNSSITFALLSLLLALNSNPSLASGRNHTDDTNPCRLTRYSRYVKNACSVTQYQQLCFRTLWPFAVVAENNSSKWARAGVAVTITDTKQILRLLLKTRSLAVGKRERVALSDCRELFVDSLGNLYKSLALLRKLDADSEFQQQMSDLATWLSSALTDEDTCLDGFEETSISSWTVRMIRRRASRCMQLCSNALALLNKLAYDGL; encoded by the coding sequence ATGAATTCTTCTATCACGTTtgctcttctctctcttcttctggCACTAAACTCAAACCCGTCGTTAGCCTCTGGGCGCAACCACACAGACGATACAAACCCGTGTAGGTTAACGCGGTACAGCAGGTATGTTAAAAACGCGTGCAGCGTAACGCAGTACCAACAGCTATGCTTTCGAACGCTATGGCCGTTTGCAGTCGTCGCCGAAAACAACTCGAGCAAGTGGGCCCGCGCTGGCGTCGCGGTGACCATAACCGACACCAAACAGATCCTGAGACTCTTGCTGAAAACGCGGAGTCTGGCGGTTGGGAAACGCGAGAGAGTCGCGTTATCGGATTGTCGAGAGCTGTTCGTGGACTCCCTGGGGAATCTGTACAAGTCGCTCGCACTTCTCCGGAAACTGGACGCCGACAGCGAGTTTCAGCAGCAGATGAGCGATCTGGCCACGTGGTTGAGCTCTGCACTCACGGATGAGGACACGTGTCTAGATGGATTTGAGGAGACGTCAATTAGTTCGTGGACGGTGAGGATGATCCGGAGGAGGGCGAGCAGGTGTATGCAGTTATGCAGCAACGCTCTGGCGCTACTGAACAAGCTTGCTTATGATGGCTTGTAG
- the LOC130506139 gene encoding caffeoylshikimate esterase-like encodes MDYEGHGRSMGSRCYIKKFENIVNDCYDYYTSICAQGEYMEKGRFLYGESMGGAVTLLLHKKDPSFWNGAVLVAPMCKISEKVKPHPVVINLLTRVEEMIPKWKIVPTKNVINVAFKDLAKREEVKNNKLIYQDKPRLKTALEMLRTSMNLEDSLDEITMPFFVLHGEADIVTDPEISKALYEKASSRDKTLKLYPGMWHALTSGEPDNNVDLVFADITSWLDRRTADPASLTVTPVRATTTASVERVIVTSNGKRRAKRSYLNLLCGLNGGRLVPRSSGAM; translated from the exons ATGGACTATGAAGGTCATGGTCGGTCCATGGGATCTCGTTGCTACATCAAGAAGTTTGAAAACATTGTAAATGATTGTTACGACTATTACACCTCTATTTGTG CGCAAGGGGAGTACATGGAGAAAGGCAGATTCTTGTATGGAGAATCTATGGGAGGCGCAGTCACTTTATTGCTTCACAAGAAAGATCCTTCCTTTTGGAACGGCGCCGTTCTTGTCGCTCCAATGTGCAAGATATCAGAGAAGGTGAAGCCACATCCGGTGGTGATCAATCTGTTAACTAGAGTCGAAGAGATGATACCTAAGTGGAAAATAGTTCCAACAAAGAACGTGATTAACGTTGCTTTCAAGGACCTTGCCAAGCGCGAAGAG GTAAAGAACAATAAGCTGATATATCAAGACAAGCCTAGGCTCAAGACCGCACTTGAAATGCTTAGGACAAGCATGAACCTCGAAGACAGTCTCGACGAG ATAACAATGCCCTTCTTTGTGTTACACGGAGAAGCAGACATAGTGACGGATCCAGAGATAAGCAAAGCCTTGTACGAGAAAGCTAGCTCAAGAGACAAGACTCTCAAGTTGTATCCTGGGATGTGGCATGCTCTGACGTCAGGTGAGCCTGATAACAACGTCGATCTTGTTTTTGCTGACATCACCAGTTGGCTTGATCGTAGAACAGCTGACCCAGCATCTCTCACTGTCACTCCTGTACGAGCTACTACCACTGCTAGTGTGGAGAGAGTTATTGTGACAAGTAACGGTAAAAGGAGAGCTAAACGTAGCTACTTGAACCTCCTATGCGGTTTGAACGGTGGACGTTTGGTTCCTCGATCTAGTGGTGCTATGTAA
- the LOC130506138 gene encoding UDP-glucuronic acid decarboxylase 4-like — MGYRRDEMEQAEAHQAYNRKAMKAIRYMLREQRLVFVLVGIAIATLAFTLFSPSSSIRIQYNSDPLSEMRSSSSSSLAQQSRSRIEEYISMGSVGGRIPLGLKRKGLRVVVTGGAGFVGSHLVDRLMARGDKVIVVDNFFTGSKENVMHHFGNPNFELIRHDVVEPILLEVDHIYHLACPASPVHYKFNPVKTIKTNVVGTLNMLGLAKRVGARFLLTSTSEVYGDPLQHPQVETYWGNVNPIGVRSCYDEGKRTAETLAMDYHRGANVEVRIARIFNTYGPRMCIDDGRVVSNFVAQALRKEPLTVYGDGKQTRSFQFVSDLVEGLMRLMEGEHVGPFNLGNPGEFTMLELAKVVQETIDPNAKIEFRPNTEDDPHKRKPDITKAKELLGWEPKVALRQGLPLMVKDFRQRVFGDQNQEATSSSTE, encoded by the exons atggggtATCGGCGAGACGAGATGGAGCAAGCAGAAGCCCATCAAGCATACAATCGGAAGGCAATGAAGGCGATCCGTTACATGCTGAGGGAACAGAGACTCGTCTTCGTTCTCGTCGGCATTGCAATTGCCACCTTAGCCTTCACTCTTTTCTCTCCATCCTCCTCCATTCGGATTCAGTACAACTCGGATCCGCTTTCCGAGATGAGATCATCGTCGTCCTCCTCGTTGGCGCAGCAGAGTAGGAGTAGGATAGAAGagtacattagcatgggatcgGTGGGAGGGAGGATCCCTCTGGGTCTGAAACGCAAAGGTCTTCGTGTGGTGGTGACCGGCGGGGCCGGTTTCGTGGGGTCACACCTGGTGGACAGATTGATGGCGAGAGGAGACAAGGTGATCGTGGTGGACAACTTCTTCACGGGGAGCAAAGAGAACGTGATGCATCATTTCGGTAACCCTAACTTCGAGCTCATCAGGCACGACGTCGTCGAGCCCATCCTTCTCGAGGTTGACCACATCTACCATCTCGCCTGCCCTGCTTCTCCTGTTCACTACAAGTTCAATCCCGTCAAGACCATCAAGACGAACGTGGTGGGGACGTTGAACATGTTGGGGCTGGCGAAGAGAGTGGGAGCGAGATTCCTGCTGACGAGTACGAGTGAGGTGTACGGAGATCCTCTGCAGCACCCTCAGGTTGAGACTTACTGGGGCAACGTCAATCCCATCG GTGTTCGGAGTTGTTACGACGAAGGAAAACGTACGGCCGAGACGTTGGCCATGGACTACCACAGAGGCGCCAATGTTGAG GTTAGGATAGCTCGGATCTTCAATACTTATGGGCCTCGGATGTGTATTGATGATGGTCGTGTGGTTAGCAACTTCGTTGCTCAG GCTTTAAGAAAAGAGCCTTTGACTGTTTATGGCGATGGTAAGCAGACCCGGAGCTTCCAGTTTGTCTCTGATCTG GTGGAGGGGCTGATGAGGTTGATGGAAGGAGAACATGTTGGCCCATTTAACCTTGGTAACCCCGGTGAATTCACCATGCTTGAGCTCGCTAAGGTGGTCCAAGAGACTATAGACCCGAACGCAAAGATAGAGTTTAGACCAAACACGGAGGATGACCCACACAAGAGGAAACCAGACATAACAAAGGCCAAAGAGCTTCTTGGTTGGGAACCAAAGGTGGCTCTCCGCCAAGGACTCCCACTTATGGTCAAAGATTTCCGTCAGCGTGTCTTTGGCGACCAAAATCAGGAGGCCACTTCTTCATCAACAGAATAA